Proteins found in one Thalassophryne amazonica chromosome 1, fThaAma1.1, whole genome shotgun sequence genomic segment:
- the si:ch211-171b20.3 gene encoding uncharacterized protein si:ch211-171b20.3 isoform X2 — protein sequence MREVQMTAALMDFVLQAGDKMLIRGASFHLSNRSASPKMEGPYGAAPGETLQGTRTVIPPLHTDHLHRPGNLRPYNLSKELFHSHAARLCTLRCELKQNPAILFPSTLVLKGRSPFSMQSCKFSRPKVDYPVFNLLPFGDKMKDQSYPDPIIGASRSFIHRISELLSLEGDTVRQEKLKKTRKHKKHPS from the exons ATGAGAGAAGTTCAAATGACAGCGGCCTTGATGGATTTCGTTCTCCAGGCAGGAGACAAAATGTTGATCAGAGGAGCAAGTTTCCACTTATCAAACCGCTCGGCA AGTCCAAAGATGGAAGGTCCTTACGGAGCTGCTCCGG gtgAGACTTTGCAGGGGACCAGAACTGTGATTCCTCCGCTGCATACTGACCATCTCCACAGACCTGGCAACTTACGTCCCTACAATCTCTCCAAGGAGCTTTTCCACAGCCATGCAGCGCGGCTCTGCACCCTGAG GTGTGAACTGAAGCAAAATCCAGCCATCCTCTTTCCTTCAACTTTAGTCCTCAAAGGCAGAAGCCCCTTCTCAATGCAGAGCTGCAAGTTCAGCAG GCCGAAGGTGGATTATCCAGTCTTCAACCTGCTGCCTTTTGGAGACAAGATGAAAG ACCAGTCGTATCCGGATCCGATTATTGGAGCCTCTCGCTCTTTCATTCACAGGATATCTGAGCTGTTGTCTTTAGAGGGCGACACGGTAAGACAGGAGAAGCTCAAGAAAACacggaaacataaaaaacatccATCCTGA
- the si:ch211-171b20.3 gene encoding uncharacterized protein si:ch211-171b20.3 isoform X1, which translates to MTFQVRSSLPKLLMYERSSNDSGLDGFRSPGRRQNVDQRSKFPLIKPLGSETLQGTRTVIPPLHTDHLHRPGNLRPYNLSKELFHSHAARLCTLRCELKQNPAILFPSTLVLKGRSPFSMQSCKFSRPKVDYPVFNLLPFGDKMKDQSYPDPIIGASRSFIHRISELLSLEGDTVRQEKLKKTRKHKKHPS; encoded by the exons ATGACGTTTCAGGTCAGGTCGTCGCTGCCGAAGCTTTTAATGTATGAGAGAAGTTCAAATGACAGCGGCCTTGATGGATTTCGTTCTCCAGGCAGGAGACAAAATGTTGATCAGAGGAGCAAGTTTCCACTTATCAAACCGCTCGGCA gtgAGACTTTGCAGGGGACCAGAACTGTGATTCCTCCGCTGCATACTGACCATCTCCACAGACCTGGCAACTTACGTCCCTACAATCTCTCCAAGGAGCTTTTCCACAGCCATGCAGCGCGGCTCTGCACCCTGAG GTGTGAACTGAAGCAAAATCCAGCCATCCTCTTTCCTTCAACTTTAGTCCTCAAAGGCAGAAGCCCCTTCTCAATGCAGAGCTGCAAGTTCAGCAG GCCGAAGGTGGATTATCCAGTCTTCAACCTGCTGCCTTTTGGAGACAAGATGAAAG ACCAGTCGTATCCGGATCCGATTATTGGAGCCTCTCGCTCTTTCATTCACAGGATATCTGAGCTGTTGTCTTTAGAGGGCGACACGGTAAGACAGGAGAAGCTCAAGAAAACacggaaacataaaaaacatccATCCTGA
- the si:ch211-171b20.3 gene encoding uncharacterized protein si:ch211-171b20.3 isoform X3 yields the protein MTFQVRSSLPKLLMYERSSNDSGLDGFRSPGRRQNVDQRSKFPLIKPLGSETLQGTRTVIPPLHTDHLHRPGNLRPYNLSKELFHSHAARLCTLRCELKQNPAILFPSTLVLKGRSPFSMQSCKFSRPKVDYPVFNLLPFGDKMKGYLSCCL from the exons ATGACGTTTCAGGTCAGGTCGTCGCTGCCGAAGCTTTTAATGTATGAGAGAAGTTCAAATGACAGCGGCCTTGATGGATTTCGTTCTCCAGGCAGGAGACAAAATGTTGATCAGAGGAGCAAGTTTCCACTTATCAAACCGCTCGGCA gtgAGACTTTGCAGGGGACCAGAACTGTGATTCCTCCGCTGCATACTGACCATCTCCACAGACCTGGCAACTTACGTCCCTACAATCTCTCCAAGGAGCTTTTCCACAGCCATGCAGCGCGGCTCTGCACCCTGAG GTGTGAACTGAAGCAAAATCCAGCCATCCTCTTTCCTTCAACTTTAGTCCTCAAAGGCAGAAGCCCCTTCTCAATGCAGAGCTGCAAGTTCAGCAG GCCGAAGGTGGATTATCCAGTCTTCAACCTGCTGCCTTTTGGAGACAAGATGAAAG GATATCTGAGCTGTTGTCTTTAG